A genomic stretch from Ictalurus punctatus breed USDA103 chromosome 2, Coco_2.0, whole genome shotgun sequence includes:
- the LOC108261816 gene encoding tripartite motif-containing protein 16: MAEASISVDQDQFSCPVCLDLLKDPVAIPCGHSYCKVCINGFWDQEDQKGVYSCPQCRDTFTPRPVLRRNNMLAEVVEKLKKTEVQAASPAHCYAGPGDVECDFCTGRKHKAVKSCLVCLASYCETHLKPHYQSPAFKIHTLIEASAKLQEKICSEHNKPMEIYCRSDQTYICYLCTMDNHKGHDTVTVTAERAEKQSELKEEQMKSQQRIQEKQKKVQELKQAVNTIKLSAQTAVEDSERIFTEMISSMEKRRSEVTERIRAQEKAELSRAERLLEQLEQEIADLQRRVTELEQLSHTHDHLHFLQALASRRQSPPLDRAEFQTSSITVHQHLSFDGVRNSLSDLKNRLEEFCEEEFNKLLPHAAAVQIISPSEPQTREDFLKYFCDLTLDPNTAHPYFILSEKNRVLTYTEREKYYPDHPERFDYWPQVLCKESVCGRCYWEVEWESDRGVAISVTYKGINRKGSSRNCTFSSNDQSWSLEYYCSSLTFFHNNIKTDLRVPSPSRIGVYVDHSAGTLSFYSVSDTMTLLHRVHTTFTQPLYAGFGVYKDSGHTSIMRLCDPV, from the exons ATGGCCGAGGCCAGTATTTCAGTAGATCAGGATCAGTTCAGCTGTCCAGTGTGTCTGGATCTCCTGAAGGATCCGGTGGCGATCCCCTGTGGTCACAGTTActgtaaggtgtgtattaatggctTCTGGGATCAGGAGGATCAGAAGGGTGTCTACAGCTGTCCTCAGTGCAGAGACACTTTCACTCCGAGGCCTGTTCTACGCAGAAACAACATGCTGgctgaagtggtggagaaactgaagaagactgaagtccaagctgcttctcctgctcactgttacgctggacctggagatgtggagtgtgatttctgcaccgggagaaaacacaaagccgTCAAGTCCTGTCTGGTGTGTCTGGCTTCTTACTGTGAAACTCATCTGAAACCTCACTATCAGTCTCCTGCATTTAAGATACACACATTAATCGAAGCTTCTGCAAAGCTACAAGAGAAGATCTGCTCTGAACATAACAAGCCGATGGAGATCTACTGTCGTAGCGATCAGACCTACATCTGTTACTTGTGTACGATGGATAATCACAAAGGACACGACACCGTCACAGTCACAGCAGAAAGAGCCGAGAAACAG AGTGAGTTAAAGGAGGagcagatgaaatcccagcagagaatccaggagaagcagaagaaggtgcaggagctgaaacaggctgtgaacactataaag ctcagtgcacagacagcagtggaggacagtgagaggatctttactgagatgatcagctccatggagaaaaGGCGCTCGGAGGTGACGGAGCggatcagagctcaggagaaggctgaactgagtcgagctgaacgactcctggagcaactggagcaggagatcgctgatcttcagaggagagtcactgagctggagcagctttcacacacacacgatcacctccacttcctccag GCTTTAGCTTCTCGACGTCAGTCTCCTCCATTAGACAGAGCAGAGTTTCAGACATCCAGCATCACTGTCCATCaacatctctcatttgatggagtgaggAATTCTCTCTCGGACCTGAAGAACAGACTCGAGGAATTCTGTGAGGAGGAATTCAACAAACTCCTTCCACATG ctgcagcagttCAGATCATTTCACCATCAGAGCCACAGACCAGGGAAGACTTTCTGAAAT atttctgTGATCTGACTCTGGATCCCAACACGGCACATCCTTACTTCATTCTGTCTGAGAAGAACAGAGTTTTGAcgtatacagagagagagaaatattaccctgatcatccagagagatttgattATTGGCCTCAGGtgttgtgtaaggagagtgtgtgtggacgctgttactgggaggtggagtggGAAAGTGATCGAGGTGTGGCCATATCAGTCACATATAAGGGGATCAACAGGAAAGGATCGAGTAGAAATTGTACCTTTTCCAGCAACGATCAGTCCTGGAGTCTGGAGTACTACTGTTCTTCTCTTACGTTCTTTCACAACAACATTAAGACCGATCTCAGAGTTCCATCACcctccagaataggagtgtatgtggatcacagtgcaggaactctgtccttctacagcgtctctgacacgatgacgctcctccacagagtccacaccacTTTCACTCAGCCTCTATACGCCGGGTTTGGGGTTTACAAGGATAGTGGTCATACATCGATTATGAGGCTGTGTGACCCAGTGTAA